Proteins found in one Subtercola endophyticus genomic segment:
- a CDS encoding ArsR/SmtB family transcription factor: MTDMSFPQPNADDIRLTDILRALSDPGRVKMLQVLADDGYHSCTVDEFGLDITKSTLSHHFKTLREAGLTTVLIEGRNRRIALRRQELDERFPGLIDSLTSAAAVADVDAAH, translated from the coding sequence ATGACCGACATGTCTTTTCCGCAGCCGAACGCCGACGACATTCGACTTACCGACATTCTGCGCGCACTCTCTGACCCGGGGCGCGTGAAGATGCTGCAGGTGCTGGCCGACGACGGCTACCATTCCTGTACGGTCGACGAGTTCGGGCTCGACATCACCAAGTCGACTCTCTCGCACCATTTCAAGACGCTCCGTGAAGCCGGGCTCACAACGGTGCTGATCGAGGGGCGGAATCGCCGTATCGCCTTGCGCCGACAGGAGCTCGACGAGCGTTTTCCCGGCCTGATCGATTCGCTGACCAGCGCCGCTGCGGTGGCCGACGTCGATGCGGCACACTGA
- a CDS encoding PPOX class F420-dependent oxidoreductase, translating to MTLSPELLDLLRKPSLCFIATTMPDGSPQLTETWVDTDGENVVINTVAGFQKLRNIERDPRVAVAIADADEPTRYVQVRGTVIETRTEGAADHINELAHKYLGTDYPWYGGRDQTRVMLIISPDKVSSPRS from the coding sequence ATGACACTCTCACCCGAACTGCTCGACCTGCTTCGTAAGCCGAGCCTCTGCTTCATCGCCACGACCATGCCCGACGGGTCGCCTCAGCTCACGGAGACCTGGGTCGACACCGACGGAGAGAACGTGGTGATCAATACGGTGGCGGGTTTTCAGAAGCTGCGCAACATCGAACGTGACCCGCGGGTCGCCGTGGCGATCGCCGACGCCGACGAACCCACGCGCTATGTGCAGGTGCGCGGTACCGTGATCGAGACCCGCACCGAGGGCGCCGCGGATCACATCAACGAACTGGCGCACAAATACCTCGGAACGGACTACCCCTGGTACGGCGGGCGCGACCAGACGCGGGTGATGCTGATCATCTCGCCCGACAAGGTCAGCTCGCCGCGCAGTTAG
- a CDS encoding Na+/H+ antiporter, protein MLGLEILVIIGLTIFGGGALAHKLRLPPPLVLLVAGAVLGFIPWFAGIALPPDLVILLFLPALLYWESLNTSLREIRRNLRVIVLSAIVLVLVTAGVVAAIAHGFGMPWPIAFVLGAILAPTDATAVASVAGHLPRRNATILRAESLINDGTALVLYAIALGAAVSGTPISIGAATLRFIASYAFGIAIGLAVGLIVVLLRRLVRDRLLVNTLSVVTPFLAYLPAEYFGVSGVVAVVTCGLLIFQTGPRLITASMREQSYGFWQLSTFILNGALFVLIGFELHTVTAGLGTGWAQTLGFGLLIAVAVFATRLVWSNTIPYVIRALDRRPTQRLRRVRFRQRIPNAWAGFRGAVSLAAALALPTTTSSGDPLPYRDLIIATTFIVILFTLVVQGLTMPAIVRWAHLDPDPTEFDEELLADQTGLRAELAALPEVAAQLKTPKESSDAVRHMLEVRLARIHREDGNPAAARREASEIDAKSDLQAALLPKKREAVYRLRHEGVIDDVVLRRVTARLDLEELRLAPPPED, encoded by the coding sequence ATGCTGGGTCTCGAAATACTGGTGATCATCGGCCTCACCATCTTCGGTGGCGGCGCGCTGGCGCACAAACTGCGGCTGCCGCCGCCGCTCGTACTGCTCGTGGCCGGTGCCGTGCTGGGGTTCATTCCGTGGTTCGCGGGTATCGCGCTGCCGCCCGACCTCGTGATTCTGCTGTTTCTGCCGGCCCTGCTGTACTGGGAGTCGCTCAACACCTCGCTGCGCGAGATCCGCCGCAATCTGCGCGTCATCGTGCTCAGCGCCATCGTGCTTGTTCTCGTGACGGCGGGCGTCGTGGCCGCCATCGCACACGGGTTCGGGATGCCCTGGCCCATCGCCTTCGTACTCGGAGCCATTCTGGCCCCCACCGACGCCACGGCCGTCGCCTCGGTCGCCGGGCATCTGCCGCGCCGTAACGCGACCATTCTGCGGGCCGAGAGCCTCATCAACGACGGCACGGCTCTCGTGCTCTACGCCATCGCCCTCGGAGCCGCCGTGAGCGGCACCCCCATCTCGATCGGCGCCGCCACGCTGCGCTTCATCGCCTCGTACGCGTTCGGCATCGCCATCGGGCTGGCGGTCGGGCTCATCGTGGTGCTGCTGCGCCGCCTCGTGCGCGACCGGCTGCTGGTCAACACGCTCAGCGTCGTCACCCCGTTTCTGGCCTATCTGCCGGCCGAGTACTTCGGAGTGTCGGGCGTGGTCGCTGTCGTGACGTGCGGACTCTTGATCTTTCAGACCGGGCCCCGGCTCATCACGGCGAGCATGCGTGAACAGTCGTACGGTTTCTGGCAGCTCAGCACCTTCATTCTGAACGGCGCCCTCTTCGTGCTCATCGGATTCGAGTTGCACACCGTGACCGCGGGCCTTGGCACAGGTTGGGCGCAGACCCTGGGCTTCGGCCTGCTGATCGCAGTGGCCGTGTTCGCCACCCGGCTGGTCTGGTCGAACACCATTCCGTACGTCATCCGGGCGCTCGATCGGCGACCGACCCAACGGCTGCGGCGCGTGCGCTTTCGGCAGCGCATTCCCAACGCCTGGGCGGGGTTTCGCGGTGCGGTGTCGCTCGCTGCGGCGCTGGCGTTGCCCACCACCACGAGTTCGGGCGACCCTCTGCCCTACCGCGACCTCATCATCGCAACGACTTTCATCGTCATTCTGTTCACGCTCGTCGTGCAGGGGCTCACCATGCCCGCGATCGTTCGGTGGGCGCACCTCGACCCCGACCCGACCGAGTTCGACGAAGAACTGCTGGCCGACCAAACGGGCCTGCGCGCAGAGCTGGCCGCATTGCCCGAGGTAGCTGCGCAGTTGAAGACCCCGAAGGAGTCGTCCGATGCCGTGCGGCACATGCTCGAGGTGCGGCTGGCGCGCATCCACCGCGAAGACGGCAATCCTGCCGCGGCCAGGCGCGAGGCGAGCGAGATCGACGCCAAGTCAGACCTGCAGGCCGCGTTGCTGCCGAAAAAGCGCGAGGCGGTCTACCGGTTGCGGCACGAGGGCGTCATCGACGACGTGGTGCTGCGGCGCGTGACGGCTCGGCTCGACCTCGAGGAGCTGCGCCTGGCCCCGCCGCCCGAGGACTAG
- a CDS encoding APC family permease: MTTSAAPSAASSSASTATGSSPALKRTVGFWGLTFVSLGSIIGSGWLLGALTAAKFAGGSALISWVIAAIMLMVLALIHADLGGAYPVAGGTARYPHYAFGGFAGFTAGWVTYLQAVFIAPLEVEASLSYVNSVGNIKNDFPLVNVDGTLTTQGIVVGILAMILFTFINLGGARWLSDSNTGIVIWKTFVPLLTIVVLITLSFHPANFTANGGFAPFGFHGIFAALPAGVVFALQGFEQASQMAGEAKNPKKDVAKAIILAMAIGALLYLLLEVAFIGSLDPATLIQNGWANPIGAGDYGPYYTLALAAGAGWLAAILIIDAVISPGGTGLIYVGTTARISYALGLPNALTRINARGVPIWSLVLASLLGIGALLVPGSGWLQLVGYITSATAIMYAFAPISLAALRKADLKRHHPYKAPAPMFLLPLGFVFANLIIYWGGWDATWRLSVAVLIGQILFVIAALVKAKNINLAKTRWQAALWIWPWLLGMCVLGLLGNFGSTELNILPTDWDTLIVAAFAVVIFYFAVSRRMSADDVVAQVEEDLEHEEEADGQPAVLSA; the protein is encoded by the coding sequence ACCGTCGGGTTCTGGGGGCTCACGTTCGTCTCGCTCGGATCGATCATCGGGTCGGGCTGGCTGCTCGGTGCGCTCACCGCCGCGAAGTTCGCCGGGGGATCGGCGCTCATCTCCTGGGTGATAGCCGCGATCATGCTCATGGTGCTCGCACTCATCCACGCCGATCTGGGCGGGGCGTACCCTGTTGCGGGCGGCACGGCGCGGTACCCGCACTACGCCTTCGGCGGTTTTGCGGGCTTCACGGCCGGCTGGGTCACCTACCTGCAGGCGGTGTTCATCGCCCCGCTCGAGGTCGAGGCCAGCTTGAGCTACGTGAACTCGGTGGGCAACATCAAGAACGACTTTCCGCTCGTCAACGTCGACGGAACGCTGACCACGCAAGGCATCGTCGTGGGCATCCTCGCCATGATTCTGTTCACCTTCATCAACCTCGGCGGCGCCCGCTGGCTCTCCGACAGCAACACGGGCATCGTCATCTGGAAGACGTTCGTTCCGCTCCTGACCATCGTGGTACTCATCACGCTCAGCTTTCACCCGGCGAACTTCACCGCGAACGGCGGATTCGCGCCCTTCGGCTTCCACGGCATCTTCGCCGCACTCCCCGCCGGCGTGGTGTTCGCGCTGCAAGGCTTCGAACAGGCGTCGCAGATGGCGGGCGAGGCGAAGAACCCGAAGAAGGATGTCGCGAAGGCGATCATTCTGGCGATGGCCATCGGTGCTCTGCTGTACCTGCTGCTCGAGGTGGCGTTCATCGGTTCGCTCGACCCCGCCACGCTTATTCAGAACGGCTGGGCGAACCCCATCGGTGCCGGCGACTACGGCCCGTACTACACGCTCGCGCTCGCGGCCGGTGCAGGCTGGCTCGCGGCGATCCTGATCATCGACGCGGTGATCTCCCCCGGTGGAACCGGCCTCATCTACGTCGGCACCACGGCGCGCATCTCCTACGCCCTGGGTCTGCCGAACGCCCTGACACGCATCAATGCACGGGGCGTGCCGATCTGGTCGCTGGTGCTGGCGAGCCTGCTCGGCATCGGCGCTCTGCTCGTGCCGGGTTCCGGCTGGTTGCAGCTGGTCGGGTACATCACCAGTGCGACCGCCATCATGTACGCGTTCGCGCCGATCTCGCTGGCGGCGCTGCGCAAGGCCGACCTGAAACGCCATCACCCCTACAAGGCGCCGGCGCCGATGTTCCTCTTGCCGCTCGGCTTCGTGTTCGCGAACCTCATCATCTACTGGGGCGGCTGGGACGCCACATGGCGGCTCTCGGTCGCCGTGCTGATCGGCCAGATTCTGTTCGTGATCGCGGCCCTGGTGAAGGCGAAGAACATCAACCTGGCAAAGACGCGCTGGCAGGCGGCACTGTGGATCTGGCCGTGGCTGCTCGGCATGTGTGTGCTCGGTCTGCTCGGCAACTTCGGCAGCACCGAACTCAACATTCTGCCGACAGACTGGGACACCCTGATCGTGGCCGCCTTTGCTGTGGTGATCTTCTACTTCGCCGTCAGTCGCCGCATGTCGGCCGACGACGTCGTGGCACAGGTCGAAGAAGATCTCGAGCACGAAGAAGAGGCCGACGGCCAGCCCGCTGTGCTGAGCGCCTGA